The DNA region AGATCCGCGTGATCCTCGACGTTGCAACCGACCCGTGGGGCATTAAAGTCACCCGTGTCGAACTCAAGAACATTCTGCCGCCGAAAGAAATTCAAAACGCGATGGAGCGTCAGATGAAGGCCGAGCGTGAACGCCGTGAAGCAATTCTGCGTGCCGAAGGCGAAAAGAACTCTGCCATCCTTGTGGCCGAGGGCCAAAAGCAGTCCGCGATTCTTTCGGCTGAAGGTGAAAAGCAAGCCATCATTCTTGCAGCTGAAGCCGAGAAGGAAAAGAGAATGCGCGAGGCCGAAGGTGAAGCATCAGCCATTTTGAAGGTGCAGTCCGCACTTGCCGACGGTATCAAAATGCTGAACGAATCTGCGCCTACGCAGCAGATCATCGCCCTTAAGAGCTTGGAAGCGCTGGCTAAAGTCGGCGAGGGACAGTCCACCAAGATTATCATTCCGTCCGAGATTCAATCGCTGGCCGGTCTTGCGACTTCGGTCAAGGAACTGGTCAAGGAATAAAAACATATTTTATTGAACCGATTTCTGAATTAAAGTTAACCGCCTGCCGCA from Oscillospiraceae bacterium includes:
- a CDS encoding SPFH domain-containing protein, yielding MIYAAIGVGGGIAIGIVALFVLIILVSNIKVVPQAHAFVIERLGAYYTTWQTGLHAKIPFFDRVSKKVSLKERIVDFPPQPVITKDNVTMQIDTVVYFQVTDPKMFSYGVENPMFAIENLTATTLRNIIGEMELDQTLTSRDTINTKIRVILDVATDPWGIKVTRVELKNILPPKEIQNAMERQMKAERERREAILRAEGEKNSAILVAEGQKQSAILSAEGEKQAIILAAEAEKEKRMREAEGEASAILKVQSALADGIKMLNESAPTQQIIALKSLEALAKVGEGQSTKIIIPSEIQSLAGLATSVKELVKE